The segment TAATTTATACGTTTATTGGGTAATACTAACGTTAAAATAATATATAAAGGATGGTGAGAAAATTGCGAAAAATTAAAAAAGTTACTTTTGAGGAATTGGTACGAGAAAATAAAAAAGAATTATTAAAAGATCAAGAGGCACTAGAGAGAATTGAATTAAAGCTTGAACAGAAAATGATCAGAAAAATCCAATAGTTTTACAGATGAAAACATTTGCTCCTTTCATACATGAATAAGGTCAACTTGACCATAATAAATGATGAAAAGGGGGGGTTATACATGGCAAAACAGTTTAATGATAAACGTAGTCATTATACACCAAATCATATCGGAACTCAGCCTAGAGGCTTCGGTGGTAATAAAGGGAAAAAAATGCAAGATCAATCTGGTGACAAACCAGATGTCATTCAAACAAAAGGTGAATGAAGTTATTAAATATTGTGCTTTAGAGCCCTTAGTAATTAGTTAATTATAAGAAGGTTCAATATTTGTATGTATTCTCCTATAGCAAAAGTTGTCATAGTCATAAATAAGTTAGAGGCATGAAATCGCTTCTAGCTTTTTTTACTAGAATTTATTTATTAACCTTTACCATATCGAGGGTATTTTGTTAGTTCATTATCAATATAAAGTTGAAAAAGTGCCACTTTGTTAAAGTGTAGGTGTATTACTTTTAAACATTAACAATATTGAAAAAAGCCTATGAATTAACTTGAAACTTACATCTAAACATTGCTGTCCGTTAAAGAGTAATACATGAATATACTAAACGTTCGGTGCATCTTTTCTTCTCTAGACGCTAGAAAAACATACCATACACATCAGTCATTCATATGTAATTAACAAAAGCAATTTCATTGATTTTTTTAACGGACTTCTAATCATAATTTCAAGAGGTTTGAAACACACTAGTGATGTACAATATACAATTTGTATTGGAGGGTTAGTATTGACTAATAGACCAAAGCCTGATGATCGTAGTGATAATGTAGAAAAGTTACAAGATATGGTGCAAAATACGATTGAAAATATTGAGGAAGCACATGATACGATGGAATTTGCTAGTGATGAAGAACGAGAGCAAATCGAGGCAAAAAATCAACGTAGAGAAGAAAGCATTGCAGCGATGAGAGAAGAAATTAAAGATGAAGCTCAAGACCGTGAAAACGGTTATAAGTAATATTCTCCCCAAAGGCCAACCTAGAAGACTTTAAAGCTACAATTAAGTCACATTTAAGACATGATTTCGGGAATAACCGGGCTCATGTCTTTTATTGTTTAATGAGGTTGTTGTGAAAATAGTGATTCTGTAACTGTTGTTTGAACATACTTTTTCTAAAAATAAATATAGACATTTTTACAGAGACTCAACTTTATTCATGCTTATTTCACATATATGGTGTAGTGTTTTTATAAGTACGATATTTTACTTGCTCTTCTCTTCATGTAAAATAACAATGGGCTGTTCTCTTATTGATTATTGCAATTTGTTCTAAAATTTAAACACGCATTCTTGTAGCGTTGGTGGCATTTTCTACTTTTAAAATTTTTAAGTACTCATAAAACTCATCATATTGCTATTTCAAGTAAAGTAGTAACATAAGTTTACGAAAAGAGCCTAACAATTAAAATTATAAAAATAGCATTATAATTCATAGGGGGAATTAAGGTTGTTAAAATCAAAGAAAAAAATAGAAGTTCGTTATGCTGAGACAGATCAAATGGGGGTTGTTAATCATGCAAATTATTTAACATGGATGGAAGTAGGCAGAACAAAGTATATTCAAGATTTAGGATTTTCCTATGCAGCAATGGAGGATGATGGAATTTTGTGTCCAGTTCTTGAAGCACATGTTTCGTATAAAAAGCCAATACGTTATGGAGAAATTGCAGAAATTACAACTTGGGTTGAAGAATATGATGGGTTGAGAGTTGTGTATGGCTACGAAATTACCAATTCCGAAAGCCAGTTAGCTGTATGTGGCACGACGAAGCATGTGT is part of the Bacillus sp. SM2101 genome and harbors:
- a CDS encoding FbpB family small basic protein, with protein sequence MRKIKKVTFEELVRENKKELLKDQEALERIELKLEQKMIRKIQ
- a CDS encoding acid-soluble spore protein N — its product is MAKQFNDKRSHYTPNHIGTQPRGFGGNKGKKMQDQSGDKPDVIQTKGE
- the tlp gene encoding small acid-soluble spore protein Tlp; translated protein: MTNRPKPDDRSDNVEKLQDMVQNTIENIEEAHDTMEFASDEEREQIEAKNQRREESIAAMREEIKDEAQDRENGYK
- a CDS encoding thioesterase family protein, translating into MLKSKKKIEVRYAETDQMGVVNHANYLTWMEVGRTKYIQDLGFSYAAMEDDGILCPVLEAHVSYKKPIRYGEIAEITTWVEEYDGLRVVYGYEITNSESQLAVCGTTKHVCVKKDSFRPISIAKYFPEWHEAYEKVKNQR